Proteins from a single region of Barnesiella propionica:
- a CDS encoding cytidine deaminase has translation MENLNITAKITVCKYEELNRIEKKLIDMAKEATTHSYAPYSMFQVGAAALLDNGEIVQGSNQENAAYPSGLCAERVTLFFANSQYPESAVQLLAIAAQTGGKFTGTPTAPCGACRQVILETENRYDHPIRILLYGEDKIYITESIKDLLPLCFGKDELGK, from the coding sequence ATGGAAAATTTAAATATCACTGCAAAGATAACAGTTTGTAAATACGAAGAACTGAATCGGATTGAAAAAAAACTTATAGATATGGCAAAAGAAGCGACTACCCATTCTTATGCACCTTATTCGATGTTCCAAGTAGGGGCGGCGGCTCTGCTCGATAACGGAGAGATCGTACAAGGAAGCAACCAGGAAAATGCCGCTTATCCTTCGGGACTCTGTGCCGAAAGAGTGACCCTGTTCTTCGCCAATTCACAATATCCGGAATCGGCTGTGCAACTGTTAGCCATCGCTGCACAAACCGGAGGAAAATTCACCGGAACACCCACAGCTCCCTGTGGTGCGTGCCGTCAGGTGATACTGGAAACGGAAAACCGTTACGACCATCCTATACGCATTTTGTTATACGGTGAGGACAAAATTTATATTACAGAATCTATCAAAGACTTATTACCGCTATGTTTCGGTAAAGACGAACTGGGGAAATAA
- a CDS encoding DNA polymerase III subunit gamma/tau: protein MDNYIVSARKYRPSTFKSVVGQKALTQTLKNAIDSHKLAHAYLFCGPRGVGKTSCARIFAKTINCLHPTETGEACNECESCKAFNEQRSYNIMELDAASNNSVEDIRTLIDQVRIPPQIGKYKVFIIDEVHMLSAAAFNAFLKTLEEPPHHAIFVLATTEKHKLLPTILSRCQIYDFQRITTADITEHLQYVASQEGISTETEALNIIANKADGGMRDALSIFDQVVSFTGGNITYKAVIENLNVLDYEYYFKLVDSFLNNDVSQALMVFKKIRDNGFEAQYFVSGLSNHFRDLLVSKDPVTLPLLEVGPSVAQRYGEQAARCSQQFLYKAMELSNRCDLDYRISSNKQFLVELMLIQICQITITATEESPSPKNPPLQKLTPVTNIQPAVTPPQTTIAQAKPVSPEPNTVLSGIASPSPSKESPHAPNLQINQKIENPVHKAPTPPRISIKLGGQAQEEEQQTQAPQVILNTPFTQEQLQTSWLHFTETISTEVALVNTMRSSLPYMLDQTRFEVAVENKMQVELLNNRGTELMEFLKQELRNNQITMQTKINEKGESQKIFGPKELFQHMAEKNSSLKDLADTFGLEMA, encoded by the coding sequence ATGGATAATTATATTGTATCGGCACGGAAATACCGTCCTTCTACTTTCAAATCGGTAGTAGGACAAAAAGCACTTACCCAAACCCTTAAAAATGCGATAGATTCGCATAAACTAGCTCACGCCTATCTCTTTTGCGGACCTCGCGGTGTAGGGAAAACATCTTGTGCCCGTATTTTCGCGAAAACAATTAACTGCCTGCATCCGACAGAAACCGGAGAAGCTTGTAACGAATGCGAATCGTGTAAAGCTTTTAACGAGCAACGTTCTTACAACATTATGGAACTTGATGCGGCATCCAACAACTCGGTCGAGGATATCAGGACTCTTATCGACCAAGTGCGTATTCCACCCCAGATCGGGAAATATAAAGTATTCATTATTGATGAAGTACACATGCTCTCGGCCGCCGCTTTCAACGCTTTCCTGAAAACATTGGAAGAACCGCCTCACCACGCTATCTTTGTACTGGCAACTACCGAAAAGCATAAATTACTACCGACGATACTGTCCCGCTGCCAGATATATGACTTTCAGCGTATAACGACTGCCGACATTACCGAACACTTACAATATGTTGCATCACAGGAAGGTATCAGTACCGAGACGGAAGCATTGAACATAATAGCCAACAAAGCCGACGGAGGAATGCGTGACGCTTTGTCCATATTTGACCAGGTAGTCAGTTTTACCGGAGGAAATATTACTTATAAAGCCGTTATCGAAAATCTCAACGTATTGGATTACGAATATTATTTCAAGCTGGTGGATTCATTTCTCAATAACGATGTATCGCAAGCTCTTATGGTTTTCAAGAAAATACGGGATAACGGATTCGAAGCGCAATATTTCGTAAGCGGATTAAGTAACCATTTCAGAGACCTACTGGTAAGTAAAGATCCCGTAACGTTGCCTCTGCTCGAAGTAGGACCATCTGTAGCCCAACGTTACGGAGAACAAGCCGCACGTTGCAGCCAGCAATTCCTGTATAAAGCCATGGAATTAAGTAACCGGTGCGATCTGGATTACCGGATAAGCAGTAACAAACAATTCCTCGTAGAATTGATGCTGATACAAATCTGCCAGATTACGATTACGGCAACGGAGGAATCGCCATCCCCTAAAAATCCTCCTCTGCAAAAACTTACTCCGGTAACGAATATTCAGCCGGCCGTTACTCCTCCCCAGACGACGATAGCACAAGCAAAGCCTGTATCGCCTGAACCTAATACAGTTTTATCGGGCATTGCTTCTCCGTCCCCATCCAAAGAATCGCCACACGCTCCGAATCTCCAGATAAACCAGAAAATAGAGAATCCGGTACATAAAGCACCTACTCCTCCACGCATATCCATAAAATTAGGCGGACAGGCACAAGAAGAAGAACAACAAACTCAGGCTCCACAGGTCATACTGAACACTCCGTTCACACAAGAACAGCTACAAACGTCCTGGTTACATTTTACCGAGACTATTTCTACAGAAGTGGCTCTGGTAAATACCATGCGAAGCTCGCTTCCCTATATGCTGGATCAAACCAGATTTGAAGTAGCCGTAGAAAACAAGATGCAGGTAGAACTCCTGAATAACCGGGGAACAGAATTGATGGAATTCCTGAAACAGGAACTACGTAACAATCAGATCACGATGCAAACGAAGATCAACGAAAAAGGCGAAAGCCAAAAAATATTCGGTCCTAAAGAACTGTTCCAGCATATGGCGGAAAAAAATTCATCCCTCAAAGACCTCGCGGATACATTCGGACTCGAGATGGCATAA
- a CDS encoding porin family protein, protein MKCKMLWVAIIALLFPFAGMSQKSFDWGPKVGINFSTITSTGASSWRTGVNAGFFARQRYNSFIGAQAELMYSTMGANYDGGHDRLGYITIPVVANVFLIDKLALQVGPQFGFKVYDKITYPANISMTGTKSFNTFDLEFLVGLGYEFNFGLIADFRYGIGLTNAVKSSHNGGKNNKNEMFQLSVGWKF, encoded by the coding sequence ATGAAATGTAAAATGTTATGGGTAGCGATAATTGCGCTGCTTTTTCCCTTTGCGGGAATGTCTCAGAAAAGTTTTGATTGGGGACCGAAGGTAGGTATTAATTTCTCGACCATTACATCTACCGGAGCCTCTTCCTGGCGTACTGGAGTTAATGCCGGTTTTTTTGCACGGCAACGTTATAATTCATTTATTGGTGCGCAGGCCGAATTGATGTATTCCACTATGGGTGCTAATTATGACGGGGGCCACGATCGTTTGGGATATATTACCATACCTGTGGTTGCTAATGTTTTCTTGATCGATAAATTGGCGTTACAAGTGGGCCCTCAATTCGGGTTCAAGGTGTATGATAAAATTACTTATCCGGCCAATATCTCTATGACAGGAACGAAATCTTTTAATACTTTTGACCTGGAATTTCTGGTAGGCCTCGGCTATGAGTTTAATTTCGGGCTTATTGCCGATTTCAGGTATGGCATAGGGCTGACTAATGCTGTTAAAAGTTCCCATAACGGAGGAAAGAACAATAAAAATGAAATGTTCCAGCTTTCAGTCGGGTGGAAGTTCTAA
- a CDS encoding TonB-dependent receptor, producing the protein MRKILLSLFFLGWLLPVNALPVSKNSDTFLETDSAGYRSYRLDEVTVISNPKAYAKLFEFPGSITYLSERNIEELNLRSVKDISTVAPNLFIPDYGSKLISSAYIRGIGSRINSPAVGLNVNNIPYLDKSAFDFDFLEIDRIEILRGPQGTLYGRNTMAGLINIYTKSPFDYQGTKIMLGGGNYSAMGISAFTSRKINGKMAFSLGARYRSNDGYFTNKYNDKSSGDTKVGGAQFQFQWRANKRCKLAVNFDFESSDQKGYPYNFYDKETGKWGDINYNDESSYRRDVITGGVLAQYIHDRFMFSSTTSYQFLDDDLHFDQDFTPLSIFTLRQKQRAHTVTQELVIKATPEKRWQWLAGVFGSYQGQKTDGPVDFRNDGIRLLIADQTNKQLATLKDKFPAMPVMKVDVNNSDLYIDGIYRTPSYGFAAFGQFTANDLFTKGLSVTAGLRLDYEHLEITHHTYATEDLSGHITGTKNIMGNDIELFRIPFVLPLGLEGAESMNTVELLPKFEIKYTFAKSAFIYASAARGYRSGGYNFQMFSNLIQAQIRTDMMKTLMDNMPGMGGNMPSMGGSSEPLSVNDVISYKPEHSWNYEIGGRARMLDNKLTADAALFYIDCRDQQISAVSGYGRVTRNSGRTASYGLEASLQATPVKSVLLTAGYGYTHATFKKYHDGASDYTGNYVPFAPMHTLSVTGAYTLNINRNTSLTFDAQYLGRGKIYWTERNDVSQGFYGLLNAGITLANRNAEIRLWSKNLLDTRYQSFYFETMNAENLAVDNSFMQRGRPLTFGMDVTVKF; encoded by the coding sequence ATGAGAAAAATACTACTCTCTTTATTCTTTCTCGGGTGGTTGTTACCGGTAAATGCTTTGCCTGTAAGTAAAAACAGTGATACTTTTCTGGAGACCGACAGTGCGGGATATCGTTCTTATAGGCTGGATGAAGTTACGGTTATCAGCAATCCGAAAGCTTATGCCAAACTTTTCGAGTTTCCGGGTTCTATCACTTATTTAAGTGAGCGCAACATAGAGGAATTGAATCTTCGTTCTGTCAAAGATATTTCGACGGTAGCTCCTAATTTGTTTATTCCCGATTACGGTTCGAAACTTATTTCGTCAGCTTATATCCGGGGCATCGGTTCCCGTATCAACTCCCCGGCCGTAGGACTGAACGTGAATAATATACCTTATCTCGATAAGAGCGCTTTTGATTTCGATTTTCTGGAAATAGACCGGATAGAAATATTGAGAGGGCCCCAGGGCACTCTTTACGGTCGTAATACGATGGCTGGGCTTATTAATATATATACGAAGTCCCCTTTTGATTATCAGGGTACGAAAATTATGCTTGGCGGAGGTAATTATTCGGCTATGGGGATATCTGCATTTACAAGCCGGAAAATAAACGGGAAAATGGCTTTCTCTCTTGGTGCCCGGTATCGCAGCAATGATGGTTATTTTACTAATAAATATAATGATAAATCTTCTGGTGATACGAAAGTGGGAGGAGCCCAATTCCAATTCCAGTGGCGGGCGAATAAGCGGTGTAAATTGGCGGTTAATTTTGACTTTGAATCCAGCGATCAGAAAGGATATCCTTATAATTTTTACGATAAAGAGACGGGAAAATGGGGGGATATAAATTATAATGACGAATCTTCTTACCGCAGAGATGTGATAACGGGGGGAGTATTGGCTCAATACATACACGACCGGTTTATGTTCAGCTCTACGACAAGTTATCAATTCCTGGACGATGACCTGCATTTTGACCAGGATTTTACTCCTTTGTCGATATTTACCCTGAGACAAAAACAACGTGCACACACCGTTACGCAGGAGTTGGTTATCAAGGCTACTCCTGAAAAACGCTGGCAGTGGTTGGCCGGAGTATTCGGCTCGTATCAAGGTCAAAAAACAGACGGCCCGGTGGATTTCAGGAATGACGGGATACGCCTGCTGATTGCCGATCAGACGAATAAGCAACTGGCTACCCTAAAGGATAAATTCCCCGCAATGCCTGTGATGAAAGTAGATGTGAATAATAGCGACTTGTATATCGACGGGATATATAGGACTCCTTCTTACGGTTTTGCCGCATTCGGACAGTTTACTGCAAACGATCTTTTTACTAAAGGGCTGTCTGTCACAGCAGGATTACGCCTGGACTATGAACATTTGGAAATTACTCACCATACTTATGCTACCGAAGATTTATCGGGCCATATTACCGGAACGAAGAATATTATGGGGAACGATATAGAATTGTTCAGAATACCGTTTGTTCTTCCTCTGGGGCTCGAAGGTGCAGAGTCGATGAACACAGTAGAACTTTTACCTAAATTCGAGATAAAATACACATTCGCTAAAAGCGCTTTTATTTATGCATCTGCCGCGCGGGGATATCGTTCCGGCGGGTATAATTTTCAGATGTTTTCTAATCTCATACAGGCTCAGATACGTACCGATATGATGAAAACTCTGATGGATAATATGCCCGGTATGGGAGGGAATATGCCGTCGATGGGAGGAAGTTCAGAGCCTTTGTCGGTAAATGACGTTATTTCTTATAAACCTGAGCATAGCTGGAATTATGAAATAGGAGGGAGAGCCCGGATGCTGGATAATAAGCTTACGGCAGATGCCGCATTGTTCTATATCGATTGCAGAGACCAGCAAATATCGGCTGTAAGCGGATATGGACGCGTCACACGTAATTCGGGACGTACAGCCAGTTACGGCCTGGAAGCTTCTTTGCAGGCTACTCCCGTAAAGAGCGTATTACTTACGGCCGGATATGGATATACTCACGCTACGTTTAAAAAATACCATGACGGCGCATCCGATTATACGGGTAATTACGTTCCGTTCGCTCCTATGCATACGTTATCTGTTACAGGAGCTTATACACTCAATATTAATCGGAATACCAGCCTTACTTTCGATGCGCAATATTTAGGACGAGGGAAAATATACTGGACTGAGAGAAATGATGTGTCGCAAGGATTTTACGGATTGTTAAATGCCGGAATTACCTTGGCTAACCGTAATGCGGAGATAAGACTCTGGTCTAAGAATTTGCTTGATACACGTTACCAGAGTTTCTATTTTGAGACCATGAATGCCGAGAATCTGGCTGTCGATAATAGTTTTATGCAGCGGGGACGTCCCTTGACATTCGGAATGGATGTAACCGTAAAATTCTGA
- the zupT gene encoding zinc transporter ZupT has translation MDHTTILVAFGLTMLAGLSTGIGSLLAFFSKHTNTRFLSGALGLSAGVMIYISFMELIPESLALLGESLPERTATLYMLGSFFAGIGLIAIIDFLIPEDENPHEVHNVEDVDNKGGLKRTGALLAFAIAIHNFPEGLATFASALENMDIAIPIVVAIAIHNIPEGIAVSVPIYHATGNRKKAFWYSLLSGMSEPLGALVGFLFLFPFWTPVINALLLSFVSGIMVFISFDELLPGAEKYGHHHWGIGGVVLGMALMAVSLLMFM, from the coding sequence ATGGATCATACAACTATATTAGTCGCATTCGGGCTTACTATGCTCGCGGGTTTGTCAACCGGAATCGGGAGTTTACTCGCTTTTTTCAGTAAACATACCAATACCCGTTTTCTGTCGGGAGCGTTGGGCCTTTCGGCAGGTGTAATGATATATATATCTTTTATGGAATTGATACCGGAATCTTTGGCGTTACTGGGTGAATCGCTTCCCGAACGTACCGCTACTCTGTATATGCTGGGCTCTTTTTTTGCCGGAATAGGTTTGATCGCTATAATAGATTTTCTTATTCCCGAAGATGAAAATCCTCATGAGGTTCATAATGTGGAAGATGTTGATAATAAGGGCGGACTTAAACGTACGGGAGCATTACTGGCTTTTGCTATTGCCATACATAATTTTCCGGAAGGGCTGGCTACTTTCGCTTCGGCTTTAGAGAATATGGATATAGCCATTCCTATTGTAGTGGCTATTGCTATACATAATATACCGGAAGGGATAGCGGTTTCCGTTCCCATTTATCATGCGACGGGTAACCGGAAAAAAGCTTTTTGGTATTCTTTGTTGTCCGGGATGAGCGAACCTTTAGGTGCACTGGTCGGTTTTTTATTCCTTTTTCCTTTCTGGACTCCGGTTATCAATGCATTGCTCTTGTCTTTTGTCTCCGGTATAATGGTATTTATTTCCTTTGATGAATTATTACCGGGTGCAGAGAAATACGGACATCATCATTGGGGTATCGGCGGAGTAGTCCTGGGGATGGCTTTGATGGCCGTTAGTCTTTTGATGTTTATGTAA
- a CDS encoding RNA polymerase sigma factor has protein sequence MQTYNEETVIERLQKPATCRDAFTQVVAHYSEPLYWLIRKMVISHEDTDDLLQNTFMKAWGSIEYFRGDAKLSTWLYRIAVNESLTFLTKQRQTRHISIDDADSYLLEALESEEWFDGDKMQKLLQKAILKLPEKQRLVFNMRYFDEMKYEDISEILGTSVGALKASYHIASKKIEDFLSDQD, from the coding sequence ATGCAAACCTACAACGAAGAGACTGTTATCGAGCGGCTACAGAAACCTGCTACATGTCGTGATGCTTTTACTCAGGTGGTGGCACATTATAGTGAACCTCTTTATTGGCTGATACGTAAAATGGTAATTTCCCACGAAGATACCGACGACCTTTTACAAAATACGTTCATGAAAGCATGGGGAAGCATCGAATATTTCCGGGGAGATGCTAAATTATCTACCTGGCTTTATCGTATAGCGGTAAACGAAAGCCTTACATTCCTGACAAAGCAACGGCAAACCAGACACATATCCATAGACGACGCGGACAGTTATCTTTTAGAAGCACTGGAGTCGGAAGAATGGTTCGACGGAGACAAAATGCAAAAACTTCTTCAGAAAGCAATACTGAAACTACCCGAAAAGCAACGGCTGGTATTTAATATGCGTTACTTCGATGAAATGAAATATGAAGATATTTCAGAGATATTAGGAACTTCAGTTGGGGCGTTGAAAGCATCTTATCACATTGCGTCGAAAAAAATCGAAGATTTTTTATCCGACCAGGATTAA